Proteins from one Mycteria americana isolate JAX WOST 10 ecotype Jacksonville Zoo and Gardens chromosome 1, USCA_MyAme_1.0, whole genome shotgun sequence genomic window:
- the CLDN14 gene encoding claudin-14 — MASSAVQLLGFSLSLLGLIGTLIATILPHWWRTAHVGTNIITAVAYMKGLWMECVWHSTGIYQCQVHRSQLALPRDLQAARAMMVISCVLSALACVIAVIGMKCTQCAKGTSAKASIAVSGGIIFILAGLVCLVPVSWTTNDVVTDFYNPMLPSGMKYEIGQALYLGFVSASLTILGGALLCTSSQCRGNETPYQTQPSSVRRTAPSYRPPTAYKGNHASSLTSASHSGYRLNDYV, encoded by the coding sequence ATGGCAAGCTCGGCTGTTCAGTTACTTGGCTTCTCTCTAAGCCTGCTCGGCCTAATTGGGACATTAATTGCTACTATTCTGCCACACTGGTGGCGAACGGCACATGTAGGCACCAATATTATAACAGCTGTAGCCTATATGAAAGGGCTTTGGATGGAGTGCGTCTGGCACAGCACCGGCATCTACcagtgccaagtccaccgctCCCAGCTGGCGCTGCCCCGTGACCTCCAAGCCGCCCGTGCCATGATGGTAATTTCCTGCGTCCTTTCTGCGCTGGCATGCGTGATTGCTGTCATCGGTATGAAGTGCACGCAGTGTGCCAAGGGGACTTCTGCCAAAGCCTCCATCGCGGTCTCCGGGGGGATCATTTTCATCCTGGCCGGGCTTGTTTGCCTCGTACCTGTTTCTTGGACCACTAACGACGTAGTTACGGATTTCTACAACCCCATGCTTCCCAGCGGGATGAAGTACGAGATAGGTCAAGCTCTTTACCTTGGCTTCGTCTCCGCATCTTTGACGATCCTTGGCGGCGCTCTGCTGTGCACGTCAAGCCAGTGTCGCGGGAACGAGACACCTTACCAGACGCAGCCCAGCAGCGTAAGAAGGACTGCTCCCTCCTACAGACCACCAACTGCCTACAAGGGAAACCATGCTTCTTCCCTGACATCTGCTTCCCATAGCGGCTACAGATTAAATGACTATGTGTGA